The Pseudoalteromonas marina genome segment TGCTTTAAAATCATCCAAAATCACACTAAAACCCATACTAAAATCACATTTCAGTCTCATTGCTAACACTTAAGTTACATGATATTAATGTCGTCGCTTGTTATATCAATCCGCTTAAATATGGGATTTATTTAACAATTTAAAAGGATTGGTATTGAGCAACTAAACTTATTACATATCAACAAGGATTTAAGGATGAAGCAATCAATTGCATTTACGCCAAGTATTATTATTGGCGCAACACTTTCATTATCAGCGGGCTTTACAACAACAACTTACGCCGCTGAAGAAGCAAAAAAAGTAGAACGCATTGAAGTTACAGGCTCGCGTATTAAACGCTCTGACATTGAAGGCCCATCACCGGTGCAATCAATCAGTAAAGCCGATATTGAAAACATGGGTTACGATAACCTTCAACAACTACTCGAAAGAATGCCTGTTGCAGGCAGTGGTACTTTTTCTACACGTGGTAACAACCAAGATTCGACGGCAAATGGAGCTGCCGCTGTAAGCTTGCGAGGCTTAGGTGCCGACGCAACACTTGTACTGATTAACGGGCGCAGAGTCTCAATTAGTGCGTTTGCAGAAGGGATAACTAATTCATTTGTCGATATAAACAGCATTCCAGTATCGGCTATTGAACGAATCGATATTTTAAAAGACGGAGCATCTGCAATTTATGGCTCTGATGCTGTAGCCGGTGTTGTTAACGTTATTTTGAAAAAAGATATCGATGGCGTAGAAGTAAACTTAGGGTACGGCGGCACTGACGGCCCTAACTATGAAGAAACAACAGCAAGTGTTGTTTGGGGTACCACTAGCGAAAAAAGCAGTGCGTCAGTAATCATTGATTACTTTAAAAACACATCGCTTTCATCAGATGAAATGGGCCGCTTGGGTACCGCAAACCAATCTCCTTATGGCGGTGAAGATTTCCGTTCATCTCGTGGCTTCCCTGGCTACTTTTACGTTGATGGTGTAAAAACAATTGACCCAGATTGCCCAGCAGAAAACGCAACTGCAAGCGGAAGCTGTTTATTTGATTATGGCCCGTTTGGCTACATAGCCCCAGCTGCTGAGCGTATTGGCGCAATATCGCAATTTGAATATCGTTTTGACAATGGCATTACGGGCTTTTTAGAAATGGCCGTTCAGCACAATACGTCGGTTGCAGCGGGTGCACCAACCCCACTTGACGAAGATGCAGGCCTAACGGTACAAGCAAATCATCCAAATAACCCATTTGGGCAAGACATCGAAATTGGCCGCTACCGTACTGTAGACGCGGGTGCCCGCCAATGGGATATTGAATCAGACACAATGCGAATTGTAGCTGGCTTAAAAGGCGAAATTAACGACTGGAGCTGGGAAACAGCAGTACAAAAAGGTCGCAGTAAATCAATGCAAACCGGCGACCGCTCGCAAGGTTGGGTTCGTACAGATTTTTTACAACAAGAAATTGATGCAGGTAATTACAACCCATTCGGCGGTACATACAACGATCCGGCAGTTGTAGACAGAATTACCACCAGCCTTGTTCGTCGTGGCGAATCGCATATGACTTCATTTGACGCAAACATTACTGGTGAAGCATTTAGCTTTGGCGACGATGTTGTGATGATGGCCGCAGGTATCGAATACCGTGAAGAAGACGTCAGTGATATTCCAGATGATCAATTCCAACGTGGTTTAATATTTGGTACTGAATCTGTATCTGCATCAGCAAACAGAGACCAGTACGCCGCGTATGTTGAGTTTTCAATTCCACTTGCAGAAACCCTAGAGCTACAACTGGCAGGTCGTTACGATGACTACAGCGACTTTGGCACCACTACCAATCCAAAGGTTGCACTTCGCTGGGCACCAACCGATGAAATTACGGTTCGTGGTTCATGGGCGCAAGGCTTTAGAGCCCCTTCTCTTGCACAAGTTGGTTTAGGTCCATCTCAAGAAAGTCAGTTTTTTGTAGACACGTACCGCTGTCAAGCAACAGGGAAAGACTGTAGCGCACTTGATTACAACATTGAGTTTGCAGGTAACCCCGATCTACAACCAGAAGAATCTGAATCTTGGAACGTTGGCTTTATTTGGGCACCAACAGCCGAATTTGGTCTGAGCGTAGACGTGTGGAGCATCACACAAGATAACAAAATTGACGAGCAAGAATTTGGCCCTATTTACGCCTCTGAATGTAATAACCAAAACAGCACAGTATGTGTTCGTTTATCACCAAATGGTGGCGATGCGTTAGGTACTATTCAAAAAATATTTAGCACCTTTGAAAACGTATCATCGCAAGAAGTGTCGGGCGTTGATATTTCAACAAACTACAATCACTCGCTTGACGATTTAGGCTTATTAAAATTCAATTTAGAATGGGCATACCAAGATAAATTTGAAAAAGATGGCCGCGATTATACCGGTGAATATGGGTACCCAGAGCACCGCTTTATCTTCTCAACAAACTGGGAAATGGGCGCGTTTAACACTAACTTAAACATTAGTTATGTTGGTGAGTTTGAAGATACACCAGATATCGACTTCGATGGTAACTTAGATTTCGATACTAATACATCACGTATGGTTGACTCGCAAACACTGGTTGATTTACAAACGTCTTACCGTGTTTCTGACTCTGCTAAAGTATCGTTAGGTATTAATAACTTATTTGATGAAGAGCCACCATTTGCAATTGGTGACGGTGATTCTGACTTATACGGTTACGCCTCGGGTGTACATAACCCACGCGGTCGTTATATTTATACTAAAGTAAGCTTTTCTTTCTAAACACTACACAAACAAAAAAACCGCCAACTGGCGGTTTTTTTTATTTAAACAAAAGGGCTAAATTATAGCTCGCCTTCGTTTTCAGAAAGGAACTTTGCAACACCTTCAGGGCTTGCATCCATACCTTTTTTACCTTCAGTCCAACCAGCAGGACAAACTTCACCGTTCTCACTGTGGAACGCTAGTGCATCAACCATACGGATCATTTCGTCAATGTTACGACCTAGTGGTAAATCGTTAACTACTTGATGACGTACGTTACCTTCTTCGTCGATTAAGAACGAACCACGAAATGCAACACCCGCTTCAGGATGTTCAACGTCGTATGCTTTACAAATTTCGTGTTTAACGTCTGCAACTAGTGCGTATTGTACTTTACCAATACCGCCATCAGCTACAGGCGTGTTACGCCATGCATTATGAGAAAACTGAGAATCGATAGAAACACCAATTACTTCAACGCCACGCTTTTTAAACTCTTCAAAACGCTTATCAAATGCAATAAGTTCAGAAGGACATACAAACGTGAAATCTAATGGGTAAAAGAAGATTACAGCTTTTTTACCTTTAATTGTTTCGTGTAGATTGTAGCTATCTACAATTTCACCATTACCTAAAACTGCTGCAGCGGTAAAGTCTGGTGCCTGGCGGCCTACTAATACACCCATTTTATTCTCCAAATATTTTGAGTTTGTT includes the following:
- a CDS encoding peroxiredoxin, producing MGVLVGRQAPDFTAAAVLGNGEIVDSYNLHETIKGKKAVIFFYPLDFTFVCPSELIAFDKRFEEFKKRGVEVIGVSIDSQFSHNAWRNTPVADGGIGKVQYALVADVKHEICKAYDVEHPEAGVAFRGSFLIDEEGNVRHQVVNDLPLGRNIDEMIRMVDALAFHSENGEVCPAGWTEGKKGMDASPEGVAKFLSENEGEL
- a CDS encoding TonB-dependent receptor, translating into MKQSIAFTPSIIIGATLSLSAGFTTTTYAAEEAKKVERIEVTGSRIKRSDIEGPSPVQSISKADIENMGYDNLQQLLERMPVAGSGTFSTRGNNQDSTANGAAAVSLRGLGADATLVLINGRRVSISAFAEGITNSFVDINSIPVSAIERIDILKDGASAIYGSDAVAGVVNVILKKDIDGVEVNLGYGGTDGPNYEETTASVVWGTTSEKSSASVIIDYFKNTSLSSDEMGRLGTANQSPYGGEDFRSSRGFPGYFYVDGVKTIDPDCPAENATASGSCLFDYGPFGYIAPAAERIGAISQFEYRFDNGITGFLEMAVQHNTSVAAGAPTPLDEDAGLTVQANHPNNPFGQDIEIGRYRTVDAGARQWDIESDTMRIVAGLKGEINDWSWETAVQKGRSKSMQTGDRSQGWVRTDFLQQEIDAGNYNPFGGTYNDPAVVDRITTSLVRRGESHMTSFDANITGEAFSFGDDVVMMAAGIEYREEDVSDIPDDQFQRGLIFGTESVSASANRDQYAAYVEFSIPLAETLELQLAGRYDDYSDFGTTTNPKVALRWAPTDEITVRGSWAQGFRAPSLAQVGLGPSQESQFFVDTYRCQATGKDCSALDYNIEFAGNPDLQPEESESWNVGFIWAPTAEFGLSVDVWSITQDNKIDEQEFGPIYASECNNQNSTVCVRLSPNGGDALGTIQKIFSTFENVSSQEVSGVDISTNYNHSLDDLGLLKFNLEWAYQDKFEKDGRDYTGEYGYPEHRFIFSTNWEMGAFNTNLNISYVGEFEDTPDIDFDGNLDFDTNTSRMVDSQTLVDLQTSYRVSDSAKVSLGINNLFDEEPPFAIGDGDSDLYGYASGVHNPRGRYIYTKVSFSF